From one Streptomyces chromofuscus genomic stretch:
- a CDS encoding transglutaminase-like domain-containing protein gives MRPPFPPPPERSAELRRRFAEEARSERPDLATLCLLVGAQADAALDEAGIDAAQVELDRLAGLLPFRPGGARAWAEAMRELLGERCGFHGSAADYQRLESSLLHAVLQRRRGLPILLSVVWMEVARRAGAPVYGVALPGHFVVGFGGATGEPSAGLSGGAEEQVLADPFDAGRVLSGHDTELLVVGATGAPLDPSMLAPADPLDVVLRILNNIRAWAAARAERSDVGLWAVELSLLLPSHPARLRYERAQLLLRRGDFLGGAAEFDAYADLVEVVDEEAAERVRGEARAARALLN, from the coding sequence ATGCGTCCACCCTTCCCGCCACCGCCGGAGCGGTCGGCCGAGCTGCGGCGCCGGTTCGCCGAGGAGGCGCGGTCCGAGCGGCCCGATCTGGCGACGCTGTGTCTGCTGGTGGGCGCGCAGGCCGACGCGGCCCTGGACGAGGCGGGCATCGACGCCGCCCAGGTGGAGCTGGACCGGCTGGCCGGGCTGCTGCCGTTCCGGCCGGGTGGGGCGCGGGCCTGGGCCGAGGCGATGCGGGAGCTGCTGGGTGAGCGGTGCGGCTTCCACGGCTCCGCCGCGGACTACCAGCGGCTGGAGTCGTCGCTGCTGCACGCCGTCCTGCAGCGGCGGCGGGGACTGCCGATCCTGCTGTCGGTGGTGTGGATGGAGGTGGCGCGGCGGGCGGGAGCGCCGGTGTACGGCGTGGCGTTGCCGGGGCACTTCGTGGTCGGGTTCGGCGGGGCGACGGGCGAGCCGTCCGCCGGGCTGTCCGGCGGGGCCGAGGAGCAGGTGCTCGCGGATCCCTTCGACGCCGGACGGGTGCTGAGCGGGCACGACACCGAGTTGCTGGTGGTGGGGGCCACGGGGGCGCCGCTCGACCCCTCGATGCTGGCGCCCGCCGATCCGCTGGACGTGGTGCTGCGGATCCTGAACAACATCCGGGCGTGGGCCGCCGCCCGGGCCGAGCGCTCGGACGTGGGGCTGTGGGCCGTGGAGCTGTCGTTGCTGCTGCCCTCGCATCCGGCCCGGCTGCGGTACGAGCGGGCCCAGCTGCTGTTGCGGCGGGGCGACTTCCTGGGTGGGGCCGCCGAGTTCGACGCGTACGCCGACCTGGTGGAGGTCGTGGACGAGGAGGCGGCGGAGCGGGTGCGGGGGGAGGCGCGGGCCGCTCGCGCCCTGTTGAACTGA
- a CDS encoding ABC transporter ATP-binding protein encodes MLLDVRDLHVEFRTRDGVAKAVNGVSYGVDAGETLAVLGESGSGKSVTAQAVMGILDTPPGRITGGEVLFRGRDLLTLKEEERRRVRGAEMAMIFQDALSSLNPALTVGDQLGEMFVVHRGMSKKDARARAVELMDRVRIPGAKERVRQYPHQFSGGMRQRVMIAMALALEPALIIADEPTTALDVTVQAQVMELLAELRRETDMGLILITHDLGVVADVADRIAVMYAGRIVESAPVHDIYKAPAHPYTRGLLESVPRLDHKGRELYAIRGLPPSLLHIPPGCAFHPRCPMARDVCRTDVPPLYDVSEQRGSACHFWRECLDG; translated from the coding sequence ATGCTGCTCGACGTACGTGACCTGCACGTGGAGTTCCGCACCCGGGACGGCGTCGCCAAGGCCGTCAACGGCGTCAGCTACGGCGTGGACGCGGGCGAGACGCTCGCCGTGCTCGGCGAGTCGGGTTCCGGCAAGTCCGTCACCGCGCAGGCCGTCATGGGCATCCTCGACACGCCGCCCGGGCGGATCACCGGCGGCGAGGTCCTCTTCCGGGGCAGGGACCTGCTCACGCTCAAGGAGGAGGAGCGGCGCAGGGTCCGCGGCGCCGAGATGGCCATGATCTTCCAGGACGCCCTGTCCTCGCTCAACCCCGCCCTGACCGTGGGCGACCAGCTCGGCGAGATGTTCGTCGTCCACCGGGGCATGTCGAAGAAGGACGCCCGGGCCAGGGCCGTCGAGCTGATGGACCGGGTGCGCATCCCAGGCGCCAAGGAGCGGGTGAGGCAGTACCCGCACCAGTTCTCCGGCGGCATGCGCCAACGCGTGATGATCGCGATGGCGCTGGCCCTGGAACCCGCCCTGATCATCGCCGACGAGCCCACCACCGCCCTGGACGTCACCGTCCAGGCCCAGGTCATGGAGCTGCTCGCGGAGCTGCGGCGCGAGACGGACATGGGCCTGATCCTGATCACCCACGACCTCGGCGTGGTCGCCGACGTCGCCGACCGGATCGCGGTGATGTACGCGGGCCGGATCGTGGAGTCGGCACCGGTGCACGACATCTACAAGGCGCCGGCGCACCCGTACACACGCGGGCTGCTCGAATCCGTCCCGCGCCTGGACCACAAGGGCCGGGAGCTGTACGCCATCAGGGGCCTGCCGCCGAGCCTGCTGCACATCCCGCCGGGCTGTGCCTTCCACCCGCGCTGCCCCATGGCCCGGGACGTGTGCCGCACGGACGTCCCCCCGCTGTACGACGTGTCCGAACAGCGGGGGAGCGCCTGTCACTTCTGGCGGGAGTGCCTGGATGGCTGA
- a CDS encoding DUF6113 family protein produces the protein MSDRHPTPLAQPLRPPSAGRIAAYLGLFALGLLVGAAGALVQAAWFPGGLLLALAAAAGAFLGGAWVTRGRAGAVAGAAGWLLSVILLTASRPEGDFLFAAGVGSYAYLLGGMAVAVICATLAPARGPGGRSVRLGE, from the coding sequence ATGAGCGACCGGCACCCGACACCGCTCGCGCAGCCGCTGCGACCGCCCTCCGCCGGGCGGATCGCGGCCTACCTCGGCCTGTTCGCGCTCGGCCTGCTGGTCGGAGCCGCCGGGGCGCTGGTGCAGGCCGCCTGGTTCCCGGGCGGGCTGCTGCTGGCGCTCGCGGCGGCCGCCGGAGCCTTCCTCGGCGGGGCGTGGGTGACCCGTGGCCGGGCCGGGGCCGTGGCGGGCGCGGCCGGCTGGCTGCTCTCCGTCATCCTGCTCACCGCCAGCCGGCCGGAGGGCGACTTCCTCTTCGCCGCGGGCGTGGGCTCGTACGCCTACCTCCTCGGCGGCATGGCCGTCGCTGTGATCTGTGCCACCCTCGCGCCGGCGCGGGGACCCGGGGGCCGGTCCGTCCGACTTGGCGAATGA
- a CDS encoding prolyl oligopeptidase family serine peptidase: MTTEPDSFPRRHARTQRFTLGAPRSFTVAPDGSRVVFLRSQSGTDRANALWVLDLADAAERLAADPRALLGGAAEDLSPEERARRERSREGGAGIVGYATDAAAELAAFALSGRLFTAELRAGTARELPVEAPVIDPRPSPDGRHVAYVAQGALRVIGAEGDGDRALAEPDGESVSYGLAEFIAAEEMGRSRGFWWAPESDRLLVARVDDTPVRRWWISDPAQPERDPQHVPYPAAGTENADVRLFVIGLDGTRTEVVWDRARYPYLARVHWSAAGAPLLLVQARDQRSQLYLAVDPDTGATRMVHADEDPIWLDLFPGVPCWSPSGQLVRIADEGGARVLAVGERPLTGPQLHLRAVLDVSDDDVLVSASAGQGAAAPETGEVHVYRVNELGVERLSREPGVHAAVRAGDVTVLVSATPDRPGSTVRVLREGDRKETGASPAEDWGTVTVIPSYAEDPGMSPRVTLTEGGARRIPCAVLMPRDYHDDTPLPVLLDPYGGPHGPRVVAAHNAHLTSQWFADQGFAVVVADGRGTPGRSPAWEKAVRDDFTVSLDDQVEALQDLARSHPLDLARVAIRGWSYGGWLAALAVLRRPDVFHAGIAGAPVTDWRLYDTHYTERYLGHPADSPEAYAKSSLITDDGLSSPAEPHRPLMIVHGLADDNVVVAHALRLSSALLASGRPHEVLPLSGVTHMTPQEQVAENLLLLQVDFLRRSLRLA; the protein is encoded by the coding sequence ATGACGACCGAGCCTGACTCCTTCCCCAGACGGCACGCCCGCACCCAGCGGTTCACGCTCGGCGCGCCGCGTTCGTTCACCGTGGCCCCCGACGGTTCCCGTGTCGTGTTCCTGCGCTCGCAATCCGGTACGGACCGGGCGAACGCTCTGTGGGTGCTCGACCTGGCGGACGCCGCCGAGCGCCTGGCGGCCGACCCGCGCGCCCTGCTGGGCGGGGCCGCGGAAGACCTCTCGCCCGAGGAGCGGGCGCGCCGCGAACGCAGCCGTGAGGGCGGAGCCGGCATCGTCGGCTACGCGACCGACGCGGCTGCGGAGTTGGCGGCTTTCGCCTTGTCAGGGCGGCTTTTCACGGCCGAGCTGCGGGCCGGCACGGCACGCGAACTCCCTGTCGAGGCACCGGTGATCGACCCGCGCCCCTCCCCCGACGGACGGCACGTCGCGTACGTCGCGCAGGGCGCCCTGCGGGTGATCGGCGCCGAGGGCGACGGCGACCGGGCGCTCGCGGAACCCGACGGCGAGTCGGTTTCCTATGGTCTGGCCGAGTTCATCGCGGCCGAGGAAATGGGGCGTTCGCGAGGTTTCTGGTGGGCGCCGGAGTCCGACCGGCTGCTGGTGGCGCGGGTGGACGACACGCCGGTACGGCGGTGGTGGATCTCCGATCCGGCCCAGCCGGAACGTGACCCACAACACGTCCCCTATCCGGCGGCCGGCACGGAGAACGCGGACGTCCGGCTGTTCGTGATCGGCCTGGACGGGACGCGCACGGAGGTCGTCTGGGACCGGGCGCGGTACCCGTATCTGGCGCGAGTGCACTGGTCAGCGGCGGGTGCGCCGCTGCTCCTTGTGCAGGCGCGTGACCAGCGCAGCCAGCTGTACCTGGCGGTCGATCCGGACACGGGCGCGACCCGGATGGTGCACGCCGACGAAGATCCGATTTGGCTTGATCTTTTCCCTGGGGTGCCGTGCTGGTCCCCCTCGGGGCAGCTGGTGCGGATCGCCGACGAGGGCGGCGCGCGAGTGCTCGCGGTGGGTGAACGCCCGCTGACCGGGCCGCAGTTGCATCTGCGGGCCGTGCTCGACGTCTCGGACGACGACGTGCTCGTGTCGGCGTCGGCCGGCCAGGGGGCGGCGGCTCCCGAGACCGGCGAGGTGCACGTCTACCGCGTCAACGAACTCGGCGTCGAGCGGCTGTCGCGGGAACCGGGCGTGCACGCGGCGGTGCGCGCCGGGGACGTGACCGTCCTCGTCTCGGCGACGCCGGACCGGCCGGGCTCCACGGTGCGGGTGCTGCGCGAGGGCGACCGGAAGGAGACGGGCGCCTCCCCGGCCGAAGACTGGGGGACGGTGACGGTCATCCCGTCGTACGCCGAAGATCCCGGTATGTCCCCGCGCGTGACCCTGACCGAGGGGGGCGCACGGAGGATTCCGTGCGCCGTGCTTATGCCGCGGGACTACCACGATGACACTCCCCTCCCGGTTCTTCTCGACCCCTACGGCGGCCCGCACGGCCCCCGCGTGGTCGCCGCGCACAACGCGCACCTGACCTCGCAGTGGTTCGCCGACCAGGGGTTCGCGGTGGTCGTCGCCGACGGACGCGGCACGCCCGGCCGCTCCCCCGCCTGGGAGAAGGCGGTCAGGGACGACTTCACCGTCTCCCTCGACGACCAGGTCGAGGCGCTCCAGGACCTCGCGCGAAGCCACCCGCTGGACCTCGCCCGGGTCGCGATCCGCGGCTGGTCCTACGGCGGCTGGCTGGCCGCCCTGGCCGTGCTGCGCCGCCCGGACGTCTTCCACGCGGGCATCGCCGGCGCCCCGGTGACGGACTGGCGGCTGTACGACACGCACTACACCGAGCGGTATCTGGGCCACCCGGCCGACTCCCCCGAGGCGTACGCGAAGAGCTCCCTGATCACCGACGACGGCCTGTCGTCCCCGGCCGAGCCGCACCGCCCGCTGATGATCGTGCACGGCCTGGCCGACGACAACGTGGTGGTCGCCCACGCCCTGCGCCTGTCGTCCGCCCTGCTCGCCTCGGGCCGCCCGCACGAGGTGCTCCCGCTGTCCGGCGTCACGCACATGACCCCGCAGGAGCAGGTCGCCGAGAACCTGCTGCTGCTCCAGGTGGACTTCCTCAGGCGTTCGCTGCGGCTCGCGTAG
- a CDS encoding ABC transporter permease → MGRYVVRRLLQMIPVFFGATLLIFLMVNVMGDPIAGLCGERECDPATAAQLRKEFGLDKPVWQQYLTYMGNVFTGDFGTAFNGQPVTELMGSAFPVTIRLTIVAILFEIVIGITLGVITGLRRGHPVDTSVLLVTLVVISVPTFVTGLLLQLLLGVQWGWIRPSVSPEAPFDELIVPGLVLASVSLAYVTRLTRTSIAENRRSDYVRTAVAKGLPRRRVVTRHLLRNSLIPVVTFIGTDIGALMGGAIVTERIFNIHGVGYQLYQGILRQNTQTVVGFVTVLVLVFLLANLLVDLLYAVLDPRIRYA, encoded by the coding sequence ATGGGACGGTACGTCGTCCGGCGGCTGCTGCAGATGATCCCGGTCTTCTTCGGGGCCACCCTGCTGATCTTCCTGATGGTCAACGTGATGGGCGATCCCATCGCCGGCCTGTGCGGTGAACGGGAGTGCGACCCGGCGACGGCCGCCCAGCTCAGGAAGGAGTTCGGCCTCGACAAGCCCGTCTGGCAGCAATACCTGACCTACATGGGCAACGTCTTCACCGGCGACTTCGGCACCGCCTTCAACGGCCAGCCGGTCACCGAGCTGATGGGCAGCGCCTTCCCGGTCACCATCCGGCTGACGATCGTCGCGATCCTCTTCGAGATCGTCATCGGTATCACCCTGGGTGTGATCACCGGTCTGCGCCGGGGCCACCCCGTCGACACCTCCGTCCTGCTGGTGACCCTGGTGGTCATCTCCGTCCCCACCTTCGTCACCGGCCTGCTGCTGCAACTGCTGCTCGGTGTCCAGTGGGGCTGGATCCGCCCCTCGGTGTCCCCCGAGGCCCCCTTCGACGAGCTGATCGTGCCCGGGCTGGTCCTCGCCTCCGTCTCCCTGGCCTACGTCACCCGGCTGACCCGTACGTCCATCGCGGAGAACCGCCGCTCCGACTACGTCCGCACGGCCGTCGCCAAAGGGCTGCCCCGACGCCGGGTCGTCACCCGCCACCTGCTGCGCAACTCCCTCATCCCGGTCGTCACCTTCATCGGCACCGACATCGGCGCGCTGATGGGCGGCGCCATCGTCACCGAGCGCATCTTCAACATCCACGGCGTCGGATACCAGCTCTACCAGGGCATCCTCCGCCAGAACACCCAGACCGTCGTCGGCTTCGTGACCGTCCTCGTCCTGGTCTTCCTGCTCGCCAACCTCCTCGTCGACCTCCTGTACGCCGTACTCGACCCGAGGATCCGCTATGCCTGA
- a CDS encoding ABC transporter permease: MPDAQQTGAPEGAIAGTGMGGAMDLAAGEARTVERAPGGPVGGGPAGKPRSLWSDAWHDLRRNPVFIASALVILFLVFISLWPSAIASGSPLRCDLAKAQEGSQPGAPFGYDGQGCDVYTRTVYGARTSVAVGVCATLGVAVLGSVLGGLAGFFGGVGDSILSRTTDIFFAIPVVLGGLVLLSVVTSNTIWPVIGFMVLLGWPQISRIARGAVITARQNDYVQAARALGASNSRLLLRHIAPNAVAPVIVVSTIALGTYIALEATLSYLGVGLKPPSVSWGIDISAASPYIRNAPHALLWPSGALAVTVLAFIMLGDAVRDALDPKLR, translated from the coding sequence ATGCCTGACGCTCAGCAGACAGGTGCGCCCGAGGGCGCCATCGCCGGGACGGGCATGGGCGGCGCGATGGACCTCGCCGCCGGCGAGGCGCGGACGGTGGAGCGGGCGCCGGGCGGCCCCGTCGGCGGCGGCCCCGCCGGCAAGCCCCGCTCGCTGTGGTCCGACGCCTGGCACGACCTGCGCCGCAACCCGGTCTTCATCGCCTCCGCCCTGGTGATCCTCTTCCTGGTGTTCATCTCGCTGTGGCCGTCCGCGATCGCCTCCGGCAGCCCGCTGCGCTGTGACCTGGCCAAGGCCCAGGAGGGCTCCCAGCCCGGCGCCCCCTTCGGGTACGACGGACAGGGCTGCGACGTCTACACGCGCACGGTCTACGGCGCGCGTACGTCCGTCGCGGTCGGCGTCTGCGCCACGCTCGGCGTCGCGGTCCTCGGCAGCGTCCTCGGCGGGCTCGCCGGCTTCTTCGGCGGCGTCGGGGACTCGATCCTGTCGCGGACGACCGACATCTTCTTCGCGATCCCGGTCGTCCTCGGCGGTCTCGTCCTGCTGTCGGTGGTGACCAGCAACACCATCTGGCCGGTCATCGGGTTCATGGTGCTGCTCGGCTGGCCGCAGATCTCCCGGATCGCCCGCGGCGCGGTCATCACCGCCCGGCAGAACGACTACGTCCAGGCCGCCCGCGCCCTCGGCGCCTCCAACTCCCGGCTGCTGCTGCGGCACATCGCGCCCAACGCCGTGGCGCCGGTGATCGTGGTGTCGACCATCGCGCTCGGCACGTACATCGCCCTGGAGGCGACCCTGTCCTACCTCGGCGTCGGCCTGAAGCCGCCCAGCGTCTCCTGGGGCATCGACATCTCCGCCGCCTCGCCCTACATCCGCAACGCCCCGCACGCACTGCTCTGGCCCTCCGGGGCGCTAGCCGTCACCGTGCTGGCGTTCATCATGCTCGGCGACGCGGTGCGCGACGCCCTCGACCCCAAGCTGAGGTGA
- a CDS encoding GNAT family N-acetyltransferase — translation MEISATGRLEVRITAADVGKRVSVRRLGDPGVTVQKFTDTVGVLTSWNDGVLVITRRDGEQVRIAESSLVAGKVVPPAPARRRGPAASFEELARVAARAWRPLESERLGEWELRAAVEKVPREARPWGAVAGRRAGFTRRANSVLPLGDPGVSLDEALSAVRRWYGDRGLPAYVQTATGAEGTQELLCAELERRGWVREVSAELWTGRLAPVADRAEGAGVVLSREADAGWLARYQRKGVSEVALRVLGSGGSVWFASVRGRGPVPAAIGRCVVDGRWAGFAAVEVDPALRRRGLASEVMAALARRALDEGASAAWLQVETDNAGARALYAGLGLGVHHTYHHVREPEGR, via the coding sequence GTGGAAATATCGGCGACTGGACGCCTTGAGGTCCGTATCACCGCTGCTGACGTGGGCAAACGAGTCTCCGTACGGCGGTTGGGGGACCCTGGTGTCACGGTGCAGAAATTCACCGACACGGTGGGTGTTCTCACATCCTGGAACGACGGTGTGCTCGTGATCACACGACGGGACGGCGAACAGGTCCGGATCGCGGAGAGTTCGCTGGTCGCGGGCAAGGTGGTGCCCCCGGCGCCGGCCCGGCGCCGGGGCCCCGCCGCCTCCTTCGAGGAGCTGGCCCGGGTCGCCGCGCGGGCCTGGCGGCCGCTGGAGAGCGAGCGGCTGGGCGAGTGGGAGCTGCGGGCGGCGGTCGAGAAGGTGCCGCGCGAAGCGCGTCCGTGGGGGGCGGTGGCCGGGCGACGGGCGGGCTTCACGCGGCGCGCCAACTCCGTGCTGCCGCTGGGCGACCCCGGCGTGTCGCTGGACGAGGCCCTGAGCGCCGTACGGCGCTGGTACGGCGACCGGGGCCTGCCCGCGTACGTCCAGACCGCCACCGGGGCCGAGGGCACGCAGGAGTTGCTGTGCGCGGAGCTGGAGCGGCGGGGGTGGGTGCGGGAGGTCTCCGCCGAGCTGTGGACCGGTAGGCTCGCGCCGGTCGCCGACCGGGCCGAGGGCGCCGGGGTGGTGCTGTCCCGGGAGGCGGACGCGGGATGGCTGGCGCGGTACCAGCGCAAGGGGGTGAGCGAGGTCGCGCTGCGGGTGCTCGGCAGCGGCGGTTCGGTGTGGTTCGCGAGCGTGCGCGGCCGGGGCCCGGTACCGGCGGCGATCGGGCGGTGCGTCGTCGACGGGCGGTGGGCCGGGTTCGCCGCCGTGGAGGTGGACCCCGCGCTGCGGCGCAGAGGGCTGGCGAGCGAGGTGATGGCCGCGCTGGCCCGGCGGGCGCTGGACGAGGGCGCGTCGGCGGCGTGGCTCCAGGTCGAGACGGACAATGCCGGTGCACGGGCGTTGTACGCCGGGCTGGGCCTCGGTGTGCATCACACGTACCACCACGTCCGGGAGCCGGAGGGCAGGTAG
- the fdxA gene encoding ferredoxin, with translation MTYVIAQPCVDVKDKACIEECPVDCIYEGSRSLYIHPDECVDCGACEPVCPVEAIFYEDDVPEEWKDYYKANVEFFDELGSPGGASKLGLIERDHPFVAALPPQGE, from the coding sequence GTGACCTACGTCATCGCGCAGCCTTGTGTCGACGTCAAGGACAAGGCGTGCATCGAGGAGTGCCCGGTCGACTGCATCTACGAGGGCTCACGGTCCTTGTACATCCACCCGGACGAATGCGTCGACTGTGGTGCATGTGAGCCGGTCTGCCCGGTCGAGGCGATCTTCTACGAGGACGACGTGCCGGAGGAGTGGAAGGACTACTACAAGGCGAACGTCGAGTTCTTCGACGAGCTGGGCTCGCCCGGCGGCGCGAGCAAGCTCGGCCTGATCGAGCGGGACCACCCCTTCGTCGCCGCGCTGCCGCCGCAGGGCGAGTGA
- a CDS encoding ABC transporter ATP-binding protein: MAEPILEVSGLVKHYPLTTGVLFRKQVGSVKAVDGVDFTLDRGETLGIVGESGCGKSTVARMLVHLEKPTAGVIRYKGEDVTELSGKALKAVRRNIQMVFQDPYTSLNPRMTVGDIIGEPYEIHPEAAPKGDRRRRVRELLEVVGLNPEYINRYPHQFSGGQRQRIGIARGLALRPEIIVADEPVSALDVSVQAQVINLLDRLQREFELSYLFIAHDLSVVRHISDRVAVMYLGRIVEIGRHTEIYDHPTHPYTQALLSAVPVPDPEAREHRERIILAGDVPSPTNIPSGCRFRTRCFKARERCAVEVPVLAVPAEYRGTTGPAAHASACHFAEERQVVAPGETR; encoded by the coding sequence ATGGCTGAGCCGATTCTCGAGGTCAGCGGCCTCGTCAAGCACTACCCGCTCACCACGGGCGTCCTGTTCAGGAAGCAGGTCGGCTCCGTGAAGGCCGTCGACGGCGTCGACTTCACGCTCGACCGGGGCGAGACCCTCGGCATCGTCGGCGAGTCCGGCTGCGGCAAGTCGACGGTCGCCAGGATGCTGGTGCACCTGGAGAAGCCGACGGCCGGGGTGATCCGGTACAAGGGCGAGGACGTCACCGAGTTGTCCGGCAAGGCGCTGAAGGCGGTCCGGCGCAACATCCAGATGGTGTTCCAGGACCCGTACACCTCGCTCAACCCCCGGATGACGGTGGGAGACATCATCGGGGAGCCGTACGAGATCCACCCCGAGGCGGCGCCGAAGGGCGACCGGCGCCGGAGGGTGCGGGAGCTGCTGGAGGTCGTGGGCCTCAACCCCGAGTACATCAACCGCTACCCGCACCAGTTCTCCGGCGGCCAGCGCCAGCGCATCGGCATCGCGCGGGGGCTGGCGCTGCGCCCGGAGATCATCGTCGCCGACGAACCGGTCTCCGCGCTGGACGTGTCCGTGCAGGCACAGGTGATCAACCTGCTGGACCGCCTGCAGCGGGAGTTCGAGCTCTCCTACCTCTTCATCGCGCACGACCTGTCCGTCGTCCGGCACATCTCCGACCGGGTGGCGGTGATGTACCTCGGCCGGATCGTGGAGATCGGCCGGCACACCGAGATCTACGACCACCCCACGCACCCCTACACCCAGGCCCTGCTCTCCGCCGTCCCCGTGCCCGACCCGGAGGCCCGTGAACACCGCGAGCGGATCATCCTCGCCGGTGACGTGCCCTCCCCGACGAACATCCCGTCCGGCTGCCGCTTCCGCACCCGGTGCTTCAAGGCCCGGGAGCGCTGCGCCGTGGAGGTCCCGGTACTGGCGGTCCCGGCCGAGTACCGCGGGACCACCGGCCCGGCGGCCCATGCCTCGGCGTGCCATTTCGCGGAGGAGCGGCAGGTCGTGGCACCCGGGGAGACGCGGTAA
- the mshB gene encoding N-acetyl-1-D-myo-inositol-2-amino-2-deoxy-alpha-D-glucopyranoside deacetylase, whose translation MTEQPSPELFEQGGPPPRSGRRLLLVHAHPDDESINNGATMAKYAAEGAHVTLVTCTLGERGEVIPPGLAHLTGAALGEHRLRELTAAMRELGVDDVRLLGGAGRYQDSGMMGLPDNDDPGCLWRADVDEAAAHLVEVIREVRPQVLVTYDPDGGYGHPDHIQAHRIAMRAAELADEAGLGIAKVYWNRVPRTVAEEAFARLADALPGLAFAKSAVIDDVPGVVDDERITTEVDGTAYAAAKAAAMAAHATQIEVAEPYFALSNQLAQPLLTTEYYELVRGGTGVPPAGGRRAQGRETDLFAGIEVAS comes from the coding sequence ATGACGGAACAGCCCTCCCCCGAGCTCTTCGAGCAGGGGGGACCCCCACCTCGCTCCGGGAGGCGTCTGCTGCTCGTGCACGCGCACCCCGACGATGAGTCGATCAACAACGGCGCGACCATGGCCAAGTACGCGGCCGAGGGTGCCCATGTGACCCTGGTCACCTGCACCCTCGGTGAGCGTGGCGAGGTGATCCCGCCCGGGCTCGCGCATCTGACCGGTGCTGCCCTCGGCGAGCACCGGTTGCGCGAACTGACCGCCGCGATGCGGGAGTTGGGCGTCGACGACGTCCGTCTGCTCGGCGGGGCGGGCCGCTACCAGGACTCCGGGATGATGGGCCTGCCCGACAACGACGACCCCGGCTGCCTGTGGCGGGCGGACGTCGACGAGGCCGCGGCCCACCTCGTCGAGGTGATCCGCGAGGTACGGCCGCAGGTCCTCGTCACCTACGACCCGGACGGCGGCTACGGCCACCCCGACCACATCCAGGCCCACCGCATCGCCATGCGCGCCGCCGAGCTGGCCGACGAGGCGGGCCTCGGCATCGCCAAGGTCTACTGGAACCGCGTCCCGCGCACGGTCGCCGAGGAGGCCTTCGCCCGCCTCGCGGACGCGCTGCCCGGCCTGGCCTTCGCCAAGAGCGCCGTGATCGACGACGTGCCCGGTGTGGTCGACGACGAGCGGATCACCACCGAGGTCGACGGCACCGCGTACGCCGCTGCCAAGGCCGCCGCGATGGCCGCGCACGCCACGCAGATCGAGGTCGCCGAGCCGTACTTCGCGCTGTCCAACCAGCTCGCGCAGCCGCTGCTCACCACGGAGTACTACGAGTTGGTGCGCGGCGGGACCGGGGTTCCCCCGGCCGGGGGCCGAAGGGCCCAGGGGCGGGAGACGGACCTGTTCGCCGGGATCGAGGTGGCGTCATGA